One window of the Desulfitibacter alkalitolerans DSM 16504 genome contains the following:
- a CDS encoding type II toxin-antitoxin system Phd/YefM family antitoxin, translating into MIITATEFKTNMGKYLQLAKTHDIIITKNNKPIVKLTNLREDKLELLEGLVGLIEDDGYTLDDAKKDRLSRQ; encoded by the coding sequence ATGATAATTACTGCTACAGAGTTTAAAACAAATATGGGTAAATATCTTCAATTGGCGAAAACACATGATATAATTATCACTAAGAATAATAAGCCCATTGTCAAGCTGACAAACTTACGTGAAGATAAACTTGAGCTTCTTGAGGGACTTGTCGGCCTCATTGAAGACGATGGTTATACACTGGATGATGCTAAAAAGGATAGGTTATCCAGACAATGA
- a CDS encoding Hsp70 family protein, translating to MKKTINNNQNGHPIVGIDLGTTNSAVAFINKGRPEIIPSPSGERIIPSVVHINQQGQVEVGKTAQDALIAMPSRTIAAVKRKMGSEEEIILAGQAFLPHEISALILKKLKEFVDARLGEGDKEAVITVPAYFTDKQRRATKQAGELAGFIVERIVNEPTAAAMAYGLFNLDKDKHILVYDLGGGTFDVSVVEIMGGILDVKASTGNSQLGGEDFDWRIAEWMAQKIQAQHGVNPLDDLRAKAILKEEAEQVKKLLSERDTVEISLPVVLFKDKTPIGLSTSIERNFFEEMIEDLLKETMDKVQEVLTQAELTVEEIDEILLVGGSTRIPMVSRLISQFFGKSPRKDVHPDEAVALGAAVQAGIKSGLLSKSGMVVTDVAPFSMGISVLEQWKGISYRPGGFSVIIPKNTTIPVTRSEKYYTVNDGQEAVSIEVYQGEHERVKYNHHLGKFLLEGIPSNSAGAESIEVKFHYNINGILEVSAKCLSNDREMSVLMQDALDRFSEESFLESTTSLENLWKDVKEDVLSAEEEEWKRFQQFLDDAVEDYEAEDVEKNITELKQEVKRLIKRSKHLLEHASSEESAGLQEIIESLNAVEEMEDVEEILEAINNATDALIELET from the coding sequence ATGAAAAAAACAATTAATAATAACCAGAATGGTCACCCAATAGTTGGAATAGATCTGGGTACAACTAATTCAGCTGTAGCCTTCATTAACAAAGGAAGGCCAGAAATCATACCATCTCCATCTGGAGAACGTATAATACCATCTGTTGTTCATATCAATCAGCAGGGCCAGGTTGAAGTGGGAAAAACTGCACAGGATGCACTAATTGCCATGCCCAGCCGAACAATAGCTGCAGTAAAACGTAAAATGGGTTCAGAGGAAGAAATAATTTTAGCAGGACAAGCATTTTTACCCCACGAAATATCTGCTCTAATACTAAAGAAACTAAAGGAGTTTGTTGATGCCAGACTTGGTGAAGGAGATAAGGAGGCAGTTATTACTGTCCCTGCATATTTTACTGATAAACAGCGCAGGGCTACTAAACAGGCTGGAGAGCTGGCAGGTTTTATAGTAGAAAGAATTGTTAATGAGCCCACGGCAGCAGCCATGGCATATGGACTATTCAACTTGGATAAAGACAAGCATATTCTAGTGTATGATCTTGGAGGCGGTACCTTTGATGTATCTGTAGTGGAGATAATGGGCGGAATATTGGATGTAAAGGCATCAACAGGTAACAGCCAGCTAGGTGGAGAGGATTTTGACTGGAGAATCGCAGAATGGATGGCCCAGAAAATACAAGCACAGCATGGAGTTAATCCATTGGATGACCTACGTGCCAAGGCAATTTTGAAAGAAGAGGCAGAACAAGTTAAAAAACTTTTATCAGAAAGGGATACTGTAGAAATTTCTCTTCCAGTTGTCTTATTTAAGGATAAAACACCTATAGGATTATCTACAAGCATTGAACGTAACTTTTTTGAAGAGATGATAGAGGACTTGCTAAAGGAAACCATGGATAAGGTTCAGGAGGTTTTAACCCAGGCAGAATTAACTGTTGAAGAAATTGATGAAATACTTCTTGTAGGAGGATCCACCAGAATACCCATGGTAAGCAGATTAATCAGCCAATTCTTTGGAAAATCACCCAGGAAGGATGTGCATCCAGATGAAGCAGTTGCTTTAGGTGCGGCAGTTCAGGCTGGTATTAAATCAGGATTACTTTCTAAAAGCGGCATGGTAGTAACTGATGTGGCACCCTTTTCCATGGGTATTTCAGTTCTGGAACAGTGGAAGGGCATTTCCTATAGGCCAGGGGGTTTTTCTGTAATAATACCCAAAAACACTACAATACCAGTTACAAGATCAGAGAAATATTATACAGTTAATGATGGTCAGGAAGCTGTTAGTATTGAGGTTTACCAGGGAGAGCATGAAAGAGTTAAATATAACCACCATTTGGGGAAATTCTTACTTGAAGGTATTCCCTCTAATTCTGCAGGTGCTGAAAGTATTGAAGTCAAATTTCATTATAATATAAATGGGATTTTGGAGGTTTCAGCAAAATGTCTTTCCAATGACAGAGAAATGAGTGTGCTCATGCAGGATGCATTGGATCGTTTCTCCGAAGAGTCCTTTTTGGAAAGCACAACTTCCTTGGAGAATTTATGGAAGGATGTTAAAGAAGATGTGCTAAGTGCAGAAGAGGAAGAATGGAAGAGATTTCAGCAATTTTTGGATGATGCCGTGGAAGATTATGAAGCTGAAGATGTTGAAAAAAACATCACAGAGTTAAAACAGGAAGTTAAAAGGCTTATTAAGAGGTCCAAGCATCTCCTGGAACATGCATCAAGTGAGGAAAGTGCAGGCTTGCAGGAAATTATAGAATCTCTCAATGCAGTTGAGGAAATGGAAGATGTTGAGGAAATTCTTGAAGCAATTAATAATGCAACAGATGCTCTAATAGAATTGGAAACTTAA
- a CDS encoding J domain-containing protein yields the protein MFDNTWRNPDAAKKKKKPQHTMENYYKILGTTANASQKKIKEKYIEGVKAFPPETHPEEFQKIRMAYETLKSPQKRSEYDFARKYGGKIDKIIDKGNYYLEKGQMDKALQCFEDALKIDSTSVQVMLTLAYISYELEKTADFNLYLDRAYETAPEDYKIYVLLGKTRILVDGEEYEEALSVLHEIHALHPHHVHDYYVLFRNVYLELDMLQNLWEMAQAKIDSLPNDKQEPEDIVYYLNWIDAMAYSGKWNFKGKVLSQTKKYLKSLKMDEEEREFVIDSILFEYEGNMGVHNYKTASIFMELLRLLQPNDSVLKKEFSLLQKKMALRNEIDMIHKDEELFPLVYIAALETYLKEHSFQAYLEFSASVPDTIHEDFGFDDEGFAEGLARLKKRYKLVYLEYQEMWDEMFAEKLPNLNREARRKIKY from the coding sequence ATGTTTGACAATACATGGAGAAACCCAGATGCTGCGAAAAAAAAGAAAAAACCTCAGCACACCATGGAAAATTATTACAAAATACTAGGAACAACTGCTAATGCTTCTCAAAAAAAGATTAAAGAAAAGTATATAGAAGGTGTTAAAGCATTTCCTCCTGAAACCCATCCAGAGGAATTCCAGAAGATTCGTATGGCTTATGAAACATTAAAAAGCCCCCAAAAGCGAAGTGAATATGATTTTGCACGCAAATATGGAGGCAAAATAGATAAGATTATTGATAAGGGCAACTATTATCTGGAAAAGGGGCAAATGGACAAGGCATTGCAGTGCTTTGAAGATGCTTTAAAAATTGACAGCACAAGTGTCCAGGTTATGTTAACCCTGGCATATATTTCTTATGAGCTAGAAAAGACTGCTGATTTTAACCTGTATCTTGACAGGGCATATGAAACTGCACCAGAGGATTATAAAATATACGTCTTACTGGGAAAAACTCGCATCCTTGTTGATGGAGAAGAGTATGAAGAAGCCTTGTCGGTGCTGCATGAGATACATGCATTGCATCCTCACCATGTCCATGATTATTATGTATTGTTTCGTAATGTTTATCTGGAGCTTGATATGCTGCAGAATCTCTGGGAAATGGCACAAGCAAAAATTGATTCTTTACCAAATGATAAGCAGGAGCCTGAGGATATTGTTTACTACTTGAACTGGATTGATGCCATGGCTTATAGCGGTAAGTGGAATTTTAAAGGCAAGGTCCTTTCTCAGACCAAAAAATACTTAAAAAGTTTAAAGATGGATGAAGAGGAAAGGGAGTTTGTAATAGATTCTATATTATTTGAATATGAAGGCAACATGGGAGTTCATAATTATAAAACTGCCTCTATATTCATGGAACTACTCAGGCTTTTACAGCCTAATGATAGTGTACTTAAAAAGGAATTTTCTCTTTTACAAAAAAAGATGGCTCTTAGAAATGAAATTGACATGATCCACAAAGATGAAGAGTTATTTCCTCTCGTCTACATAGCAGCTCTTGAAACATATCTTAAGGAACATAGCTTCCAAGCCTATCTGGAATTCTCAGCTTCTGTGCCCGATACAATACATGAAGATTTTGGCTTTGATGATGAAGGCTTTGCAGAGGGTCTGGCACGTCTAAAGAAGAGATATAAACTGGTTTATTTGGAATACCAGGAAATGTGGGATGAAATGTTTGCAGAAAAATTACCCAATCTAAACAGGGAAGCCAGACGCAAAATTAAATATTAA
- a CDS encoding aminotransferase class I/II-fold pyridoxal phosphate-dependent enzyme, giving the protein MLNHQSKTPVFDAVKKYMTDNTIPFHVPGHKQGRGIPEFCEFVGKNTLGIDLTCLPDTDNICNPTGVIAEAEELAAKAFGADKAYFLVNGTTNGIQAMIMSVCKPGDKIILPRNAHKSAFGGLIISGAIPIYVRPEMDLEYGISTGVSVETLKAALDQHPDAKGIFIINPNYYGTASKLEEIVELAHSYGVPVLVDEAHGAHLHLSDELPLSAMQAGADIAASSTHKLLGSMTQSSMLLIKSKLISPQRVKAVLNITQTTSPSYVLMSSLDVARKQIALRGDELIRKTLELARWARQEMCKIPGIKLFEPEEETCGCKKYDITKLTINVKSLGLSGYDMERILRRDYRIQVELADLYNVIFLLTLADDEYTIKYLINSCREIAEGRQLEKILKYVPPWPAIPTVSVSPRDAMYSETKRVPLIEAVGEVSAEMIMAYPPGIPLVCPGEYISKETIDYVQVLKNEQADLQGTEDPKINYIKVLKPALSLARVGDQIS; this is encoded by the coding sequence ATGTTAAATCATCAGTCAAAAACTCCAGTATTTGATGCAGTAAAAAAATACATGACAGACAATACAATACCTTTTCATGTACCAGGTCACAAACAAGGCAGGGGAATACCTGAGTTTTGTGAGTTTGTAGGTAAAAATACCCTGGGTATAGATTTAACATGCTTGCCGGATACCGATAATATTTGTAACCCAACAGGAGTTATTGCTGAAGCAGAAGAATTGGCCGCAAAAGCCTTTGGAGCTGACAAGGCTTATTTTCTTGTAAATGGAACTACAAATGGTATTCAGGCTATGATCATGTCTGTTTGCAAACCAGGTGATAAAATTATTCTACCAAGAAATGCCCATAAATCAGCCTTTGGAGGTTTGATTATCAGTGGAGCTATTCCCATTTATGTAAGGCCAGAAATGGATCTAGAATATGGCATATCAACAGGTGTTTCAGTAGAAACCTTAAAGGCTGCATTAGATCAACATCCAGATGCAAAGGGTATATTTATAATTAATCCAAACTACTATGGTACTGCTTCCAAGTTAGAGGAAATAGTTGAACTAGCTCATAGCTATGGGGTGCCAGTTCTAGTGGACGAAGCCCATGGTGCTCACCTCCATCTATCAGATGAGCTGCCATTATCAGCCATGCAGGCTGGAGCAGATATTGCTGCCAGCTCCACACATAAGCTTTTAGGCTCCATGACTCAAAGCTCCATGCTGCTTATAAAAAGCAAGTTAATCAGTCCACAAAGGGTCAAGGCAGTTCTCAATATTACCCAGACCACCAGTCCTTCCTATGTGTTAATGTCATCCCTGGATGTTGCAAGGAAGCAAATTGCACTAAGAGGCGACGAACTAATAAGAAAAACCCTGGAACTAGCTAGATGGGCTAGACAAGAAATGTGCAAAATACCAGGCATTAAGCTGTTTGAACCTGAAGAAGAAACCTGTGGTTGCAAAAAATATGATATTACCAAGCTGACTATCAATGTTAAAAGCCTTGGTTTATCGGGCTATGACATGGAAAGAATATTAAGGAGAGATTATAGGATTCAGGTTGAGCTTGCTGACCTTTATAATGTGATATTTTTACTAACCCTTGCAGATGATGAATATACAATTAAATATCTAATTAACTCCTGCAGGGAAATTGCAGAGGGCAGACAGTTAGAAAAAATACTTAAATATGTACCGCCATGGCCAGCAATTCCAACAGTGTCAGTTTCACCAAGGGATGCCATGTACAGCGAAACAAAAAGGGTTCCCCTTATTGAAGCTGTAGGAGAGGTTAGTGCAGAAATGATAATGGCTTATCCCCCTGGAATACCTTTAGTGTGTCCTGGTGAGTATATTAGTAAAGAAACCATTGATTATGTTCAGGTCCTAAAAAATGAACAGGCAGATTTACAGGGAACTGAGGATCCAAAGATTAATTATATCAAGGTGCTAAAGCCTGCCTTATCACTTGCCAGGGTAGGAGATCAGATAAGCTAA
- the asnB gene encoding asparagine synthase (glutamine-hydrolyzing), protein MCGIAGWIDWENDLTRGDRKKQAKRMMEELTHRGPDADGMWVSQRASLVHRRLIVVDPEGGLQPMVRRVGNRDYVIVYNGELYNTDEVRQELQARGHNFYTRSDTEVVLVGYLEWGPACVEHYNGIFAFAIWDDGDETLYLARDRIGVKPLFYTYQNNRFIFASEQKALLANPYVEPKINLEGLAEILALGPARTPGHGVFKQISEVKPGHYLILNRNGLKTGKYWALESRHHEDDLRKTLEKVRYLFCDAVSRQLVADVPVCTLLSGGVDSSAITAVAAQELKMQGNGPIHTYSVDFVDNDIHFKSNDFHPDPDNPWIKVMAEYLNTKHHYINLDTMEQIKALDLAVHARDLPGMADVDASLLLFCQQIKKGATVALSGECADEIFGGYPWFHRENLINSGTFPWSTNIDIREKVLSHDLQKQLNPRQYIQDRYQEALSEVPKLPGEGAGEARIKEILYLTLTRWMPTLLDRKDRMSMAVGLEVRVPFCDHRLVEYAWNIPWDVKQLKGREKGLLREALVGILPDDVLWRKKSPYPKTHNPQYLQATKNLVKNILTDKNSPILPLIDVVLVNNMLKNSQKDFGLPWFGQLMGEAQFYAYLYQINSWLKAYKIQIV, encoded by the coding sequence ATGTGTGGAATAGCAGGGTGGATAGATTGGGAGAATGATTTGACCAGAGGGGACAGAAAAAAGCAGGCTAAGAGGATGATGGAAGAACTGACACATAGGGGTCCTGATGCAGATGGGATGTGGGTTTCACAAAGGGCATCCCTGGTCCACAGGAGACTTATAGTGGTTGACCCTGAGGGTGGCCTGCAGCCAATGGTACGCCGGGTAGGCAACAGAGATTATGTAATAGTATATAACGGCGAATTATACAATACAGATGAAGTGCGTCAAGAACTACAGGCAAGAGGACATAACTTTTACACAAGATCTGATACAGAGGTGGTGTTAGTGGGATACCTGGAATGGGGTCCTGCTTGTGTTGAACACTATAACGGGATTTTTGCCTTTGCTATCTGGGATGATGGAGACGAAACACTATATCTAGCAAGGGATAGAATTGGAGTAAAGCCCCTGTTTTACACCTATCAAAACAATAGATTTATCTTTGCCTCAGAACAAAAAGCCCTGTTAGCTAATCCCTATGTTGAGCCAAAGATAAACCTAGAAGGCCTGGCGGAAATCCTTGCCTTAGGTCCGGCTAGAACTCCAGGGCATGGAGTGTTTAAGCAAATATCAGAGGTAAAACCAGGTCACTATTTAATACTAAACCGAAATGGCCTAAAGACAGGAAAATACTGGGCTTTAGAAAGTCGTCATCATGAAGATGATTTAAGAAAAACATTAGAAAAGGTAAGATATCTTTTTTGTGATGCAGTTAGCAGACAGCTGGTGGCTGATGTTCCTGTATGCACTCTGCTATCAGGAGGAGTAGATTCAAGTGCAATTACAGCAGTGGCAGCTCAAGAGCTTAAGATGCAGGGGAATGGACCCATCCATACTTATTCAGTTGATTTTGTTGATAATGATATTCATTTTAAGTCAAATGATTTTCATCCTGATCCAGACAATCCCTGGATAAAAGTAATGGCGGAATACTTAAACACCAAGCATCATTATATAAACCTGGATACCATGGAACAAATAAAAGCCTTAGATTTAGCAGTCCATGCAAGGGATCTACCTGGTATGGCAGATGTTGATGCATCTCTTTTACTTTTTTGCCAACAGATCAAAAAAGGTGCAACTGTTGCCTTGTCAGGAGAGTGTGCTGACGAGATATTTGGCGGTTATCCCTGGTTTCATAGAGAGAATCTTATTAATTCAGGAACATTTCCCTGGTCAACCAATATTGATATTAGAGAGAAGGTTCTCTCCCACGACCTGCAAAAGCAGCTTAACCCAAGACAATATATACAGGACAGATACCAGGAAGCCCTATCTGAGGTGCCGAAATTACCAGGTGAAGGTGCAGGAGAAGCACGTATTAAAGAAATACTTTATTTAACCCTTACCAGATGGATGCCTACTTTGCTTGATAGAAAGGATAGGATGAGTATGGCCGTTGGTCTTGAGGTAAGGGTACCCTTCTGTGACCACAGGCTTGTAGAGTATGCATGGAATATTCCATGGGATGTTAAGCAGCTCAAGGGCAGAGAAAAGGGACTGCTTAGAGAAGCCCTTGTAGGTATTCTCCCAGATGATGTTTTATGGAGAAAAAAGAGTCCATATCCAAAGACCCACAATCCCCAGTATTTACAGGCTACAAAAAACCTGGTTAAAAATATTCTTACTGACAAGAATTCACCCATACTTCCCTTAATTGATGTGGTTTTAGTCAACAACATGCTAAAGAACAGCCAAAAAGATTTTGGGCTCCCCTGGTTTGGTCAGTTGATGGGTGAAGCTCAGTTTTATGCATATTTGTACCAGATTAATTCCTGGCTAAAAGCCTACAAAATACAAATAGTGTGA
- the grpE gene encoding nucleotide exchange factor GrpE, whose translation MFWKFWNNSKLDSELVEINKRLDAQEKTNQLLLEKLDENSQQGNKMLRMHYKATQEIIDGQEKYMKSFLMLEQLKTEHQQLQMQNNAAVNCLIEILDDIDLAIIRLHDSEVHEEGKDSWQGLFKGWANRILEALRDNGIIEIELLGKGFDPLYAESIGTVTKEQLNMEITAYCQIVTIFKRGFVNSDGILLRKAQVITVADSEYEDLDSNGEEQPN comes from the coding sequence GTGTTTTGGAAATTTTGGAACAACAGTAAACTAGATTCAGAATTAGTGGAAATAAATAAAAGGTTAGATGCTCAAGAAAAAACTAATCAACTTTTATTGGAAAAACTAGACGAAAATAGCCAACAGGGTAATAAAATGCTTCGTATGCACTACAAAGCTACCCAGGAAATAATAGATGGTCAGGAAAAGTACATGAAGAGTTTTTTAATGTTAGAACAACTCAAAACTGAACATCAGCAGCTGCAAATGCAAAATAATGCTGCTGTTAACTGCCTTATTGAGATATTAGATGATATTGACTTAGCAATTATTCGTCTTCACGATTCAGAAGTACATGAAGAAGGAAAGGATAGTTGGCAGGGACTATTTAAAGGCTGGGCTAACAGAATCCTTGAAGCCTTAAGGGACAATGGGATTATAGAAATTGAACTTTTAGGTAAGGGCTTTGATCCATTATATGCAGAATCCATAGGTACAGTAACCAAGGAACAGTTGAATATGGAAATTACAGCCTACTGCCAAATAGTTACTATTTTTAAAAGGGGTTTTGTCAACAGTGATGGTATCCTGTTAAGGAAGGCCCAAGTTATTACCGTTGCAGATAGTGAGTATGAAGACCTTGATAGTAATGGAGAGGAGCAACCAAATTAA
- a CDS encoding polysaccharide deacetylase family protein codes for MKHRPLYYLIGIFGIGMFLLWIFVIPGSNYGQRAQVNDFDLAGGPEREGRGFPQREIIDLASEYPDVFFRFGSNEKKLIALTFDDGPDDLFTPQILDVLKEHEVPATFFVVGRRCELFPEVLKRMASEGHIIGNHTWSHPNIIKLSNDKVIEELKQTDEIINRLAGYIPILFRSPYGSMDREKVELVAKRGYKHIAWSVDSLDWKGLSAEEVKTNILENVIEGSIILQHSAGGVGEDLSGTIKALSDIIKVLKKDGYEFTTIDKLLGLPYKK; via the coding sequence ATGAAGCATAGACCTTTATATTATCTTATTGGAATTTTTGGTATAGGCATGTTTTTATTATGGATCTTTGTCATTCCAGGTAGTAATTATGGTCAGCGAGCTCAAGTAAATGATTTTGACCTGGCGGGAGGACCTGAAAGAGAGGGGAGAGGGTTCCCGCAAAGAGAGATAATTGATCTAGCATCAGAGTACCCAGATGTTTTCTTTCGCTTTGGCTCAAATGAAAAAAAGCTAATAGCATTAACCTTTGATGATGGGCCAGATGATTTGTTTACTCCCCAGATTCTAGATGTGCTCAAGGAGCATGAAGTTCCAGCTACATTTTTTGTAGTTGGAAGAAGGTGTGAGTTGTTTCCTGAAGTATTAAAAAGAATGGCTTCGGAGGGCCATATTATTGGAAACCATACATGGTCCCATCCCAATATAATTAAACTGTCTAACGACAAGGTTATTGAGGAGCTAAAACAGACAGATGAGATCATTAATAGGCTTGCAGGCTATATTCCTATTTTATTTAGATCTCCCTATGGTTCCATGGATAGAGAAAAAGTAGAGCTAGTTGCAAAGAGGGGATACAAGCATATTGCCTGGAGCGTTGATTCCCTGGATTGGAAGGGACTATCAGCAGAAGAGGTAAAGACTAATATCCTGGAAAATGTCATTGAAGGCTCAATTATTCTTCAACATTCTGCAGGTGGTGTTGGTGAGGACCTGAGCGGAACAATTAAAGCATTAAGTGATATAATCAAGGTTTTAAAAAAGGATGGATATGAATTTACAACTATAGATAAGCTTCTTGGTTTGCCGTACAAAAAATAA
- a CDS encoding PIN domain-containing protein yields MRILIDTNIVLDVLLHRTDFFNASYDVLKLSALGKAEVLITANSITDIYYIMHRANKDPIKSKDAIVQLLGLVNIADVLASDVMNTLSSKITDFEDALIGAIAKRVKANYIVTRNTKDFNNSPIPAMDPKDFLTQFDSRE; encoded by the coding sequence ATGAGAATATTAATTGATACAAATATAGTTCTTGATGTTTTATTACACCGCACTGATTTTTTTAATGCATCCTATGATGTGTTAAAGCTGTCCGCCCTTGGTAAAGCTGAAGTGCTTATTACCGCCAATAGTATTACAGACATTTATTACATCATGCATCGCGCAAACAAAGATCCAATAAAATCTAAAGATGCAATCGTTCAATTGCTAGGTCTGGTCAATATTGCAGATGTTCTTGCATCTGATGTTATGAATACATTATCAAGCAAAATAACAGATTTCGAAGACGCCCTTATTGGGGCAATCGCCAAAAGAGTAAAGGCCAATTATATTGTTACCCGAAATACAAAGGACTTCAATAATTCTCCCATACCTGCCATGGATCCGAAAGACTTTCTCACGCAATTTGACAGTAGGGAGTAA
- the argH gene encoding argininosuccinate lyase produces the protein MKLWGGRFSKETDKLVEDFHSSISFDKRLYKQDIRGSIAHARMLGKCGIISTYEAEQIISGLEAILKELEEGKLEFSQDAEDIHMNVETLLIQKIGDVGKKLHTGRSRNDQVALDVRLYLKEEIVYIIQLLVKLEKTLLDLAQKYINTIMPGYTHLQKAQPVTFAHHCMAYWEMFYRDIHRFKDAHKRTDMMPLGSGALAGTTFPLDRNMVKEELGFEKITRNSMDAVSDRDFIIEFNSAAAILMMHLSRFCEELIIWSSDEFRFIEMDDAFSTGSSIMPQKKNPDVAELVRGKTGRVYGNLVTILTVMKGLPLAYNKDMQEDKESLFDTIDTVKGCLITFTPMLATITVKERIMKEGARGGFGGATDVADYLVTKGVPFREAHKIVGELVAYCISKGIDLEGLSLEEYKDFSPAIENDIFEKVNIENVVAKRNVAGGPAPEQVAAHINTARKLLNEI, from the coding sequence ATGAAACTATGGGGCGGTCGTTTTTCTAAAGAGACAGATAAGCTTGTGGAAGACTTTCACTCATCAATTTCCTTTGATAAGAGATTGTATAAACAGGATATAAGGGGTAGTATTGCCCATGCCAGGATGCTTGGAAAATGTGGAATAATTTCAACATATGAGGCTGAACAAATTATCAGCGGATTAGAAGCTATATTAAAGGAGTTAGAAGAAGGCAAGCTTGAATTCTCCCAGGATGCAGAGGATATCCATATGAATGTGGAAACCCTTTTAATCCAAAAAATCGGGGATGTTGGCAAGAAACTCCATACTGGGCGCAGCAGAAATGATCAAGTGGCATTGGATGTAAGGCTCTATCTAAAAGAGGAAATAGTTTACATAATCCAGCTGCTTGTCAAGTTAGAAAAAACACTATTGGATCTGGCCCAAAAGTATATAAATACCATCATGCCAGGATACACCCATCTGCAGAAAGCCCAGCCAGTAACCTTTGCCCATCATTGTATGGCTTACTGGGAAATGTTTTATAGAGATATTCACAGGTTCAAGGATGCACATAAAAGAACCGATATGATGCCCCTGGGTTCCGGAGCCCTTGCAGGCACCACATTTCCCCTGGATAGGAATATGGTTAAAGAAGAGTTAGGCTTCGAGAAAATCACGCGTAACAGTATGGACGCTGTTAGTGACAGGGATTTCATAATAGAATTTAATAGTGCGGCAGCTATTCTCATGATGCATTTAAGCAGATTTTGTGAGGAGCTTATTATCTGGTCCAGTGATGAGTTCAGGTTTATAGAAATGGATGATGCCTTTAGCACAGGCAGCAGCATCATGCCCCAGAAGAAAAACCCTGATGTAGCTGAGCTTGTTCGCGGCAAGACCGGCAGGGTCTATGGAAATCTGGTGACCATACTTACAGTAATGAAGGGTTTGCCATTAGCCTACAATAAGGATATGCAGGAGGACAAGGAAAGCTTATTCGATACAATTGATACCGTAAAGGGATGCCTGATTACCTTTACCCCAATGCTTGCTACCATCACAGTAAAAGAAAGGATAATGAAGGAAGGGGCAAGGGGAGGCTTTGGAGGTGCTACAGATGTGGCTGATTATCTTGTTACCAAGGGAGTACCCTTTAGAGAGGCCCACAAGATTGTTGGTGAACTGGTTGCATATTGCATTAGTAAGGGAATAGATTTAGAAGGGTTAAGTCTGGAAGAATATAAAGATTTTTCCCCAGCAATTGAAAATGATATTTTTGAAAAGGTAAATATTGAAAATGTCGTGGCAAAAAGAAATGTTGCAGGGGGGCCAGCCCCTGAGCAGGTGGCAGCACATATAAATACTGCAAGGAAATTATTAAATGAAATTTAA
- a CDS encoding PocR ligand-binding domain-containing protein, whose product MTDIKIGQEDSNTFPNKKILEDIIESFSETTGLGVSLTDLDGIPVIDPGSSRMPDFCKIIRCSAEYKCYKSYATAGREAVKWDEPYVFRCHAGLIGLAVPVFMNTMHIGNIVCGLSLNPTKRTITQVIVLSLGNFI is encoded by the coding sequence ATGACTGATATTAAGATAGGTCAGGAGGACAGCAATACTTTTCCAAATAAAAAAATCCTTGAGGATATAATAGAATCCTTTTCGGAAACAACAGGATTAGGTGTGTCTTTAACAGATCTGGATGGCATTCCAGTAATAGATCCAGGTAGTTCAAGAATGCCGGATTTCTGTAAAATAATTAGATGTTCTGCTGAGTACAAGTGTTATAAATCATATGCAACAGCTGGTCGCGAAGCTGTTAAATGGGATGAACCTTATGTATTTAGATGTCATGCCGGCCTAATAGGTCTAGCTGTCCCTGTTTTCATGAACACTATGCATATTGGAAATATTGTATGCGGACTATCTCTAAATCCCACTAAAAGGACTATTACACAAGTAATAGTCCTTTCATTAGGTAATTTTATATAA